In Desulfovibrio oxyclinae DSM 11498, a single genomic region encodes these proteins:
- a CDS encoding biotin carboxylase N-terminal domain-containing protein, with protein sequence MEDKHKVLIANRGEIAVRIMQACNDLGIPCVAVYTAEDKDSGHVEMARKLGGDDAAYRIQNYNDAGDILSVADKAGATAIHPGYGFFSENYRFARRVTERDRPMIFIGPSWHVIRDLGDKINTKRIARKLGVPTVPGSDRPIYDELEAETIAQSLFDFQEKMGVKRPVVLVKASAGGGGMGIDEVEDMARFRQTYRRIRNYSLRTFNDEGVLIEQRIFDFNHLEVQVIADRDGKDPVHFGTRNCSVQSPGLQKRIEVAPGFRSADIGYAFDADKVLDDIVRHSLSIAKEVRYDNVGTWEWIVTPAGEPFLMEVNTRIQVENGVSACIADVNGNADVNLIREQVRVGLGEALGYSQDNVGFDGVGIEYRIIAEDTENGFAPWVGRIEKFDWKEADWVEMHTHVPRDRHYQIPTEYDPNLALAIIWGEDLEHAKKRGVEFLKNLTLEGVDASGQPMKTNIPFLLRKTENLLEF encoded by the coding sequence ATGGAAGACAAGCATAAAGTACTCATAGCCAACAGAGGCGAAATCGCCGTCAGGATCATGCAGGCCTGCAACGACCTGGGAATACCCTGCGTGGCTGTCTACACTGCCGAGGACAAGGATTCCGGCCACGTGGAAATGGCCCGCAAGCTGGGCGGCGACGATGCGGCCTATCGCATTCAGAACTACAACGATGCCGGCGACATTCTCTCCGTCGCCGACAAGGCCGGTGCCACGGCAATCCATCCGGGCTACGGCTTTTTCTCGGAAAACTACCGCTTCGCCCGCCGAGTGACCGAACGCGACAGGCCCATGATCTTCATCGGCCCAAGCTGGCATGTCATTCGCGATCTGGGCGACAAGATCAACACCAAACGCATCGCCAGAAAGCTCGGCGTCCCGACGGTTCCCGGTTCCGACCGCCCCATCTACGACGAGCTGGAAGCCGAGACCATCGCCCAGAGCCTGTTCGATTTTCAGGAAAAGATGGGCGTCAAGCGTCCGGTTGTTCTGGTCAAGGCCTCCGCGGGCGGCGGCGGAATGGGCATCGACGAAGTCGAAGACATGGCCCGCTTCCGCCAGACCTATCGCCGCATTCGCAACTACTCGCTGAGAACCTTCAATGACGAAGGCGTACTCATCGAGCAGCGAATCTTCGACTTCAACCACCTTGAAGTTCAGGTCATCGCGGACCGCGACGGGAAAGACCCGGTCCACTTCGGCACCCGCAACTGCTCCGTGCAGAGCCCGGGATTGCAGAAGCGCATCGAGGTGGCGCCCGGCTTCCGTTCCGCGGACATCGGTTATGCCTTCGACGCGGACAAGGTTCTCGACGACATCGTGCGCCACTCCCTCAGCATCGCCAAGGAAGTCCGCTACGACAACGTCGGAACATGGGAGTGGATCGTCACCCCGGCAGGTGAACCCTTCCTGATGGAAGTCAACACACGGATTCAGGTCGAGAACGGCGTATCCGCCTGTATTGCCGACGTAAACGGCAACGCCGACGTGAACCTCATCCGCGAACAGGTCCGCGTCGGGCTCGGCGAAGCGCTCGGATACTCTCAGGACAACGTCGGCTTTGACGGCGTCGGCATCGAGTACCGAATCATCGCCGAGGACACCGAAAACGGCTTCGCCCCATGGGTGGGCCGCATTGAAAAATTCGACTGGAAGGAGGCCGACTGGGTGGAAATGCACACCCACGTTCCCCGCGACCGGCACTACCAGATTCCCACGGAATACGACCCGAACCTCGCGCTGGCCATCATCTGGGGCGAGGACCTTGAGCACGCCAAGAAACGCGGCGTTGAGTTCCTGAAGAATCTGACCCTTGAAGGTGTCGACGCATCCGGCCAGCCCATGAAGACAAACATCCCCTTCCTGCTCAGGAAGACGGAAAACCTTCTGGAATTCTGA
- a CDS encoding AsmA family protein: MKKFITYGAAGAVLAIIVLVVLAILNLGTLIKTATEEFGPKFTGTEVRLGSADISFLSGSGELNDFLLGNPKGFKTDEAFSVDTIKIKVKKESLTKDKIIIEDVVILSPHITYEKQGKTDNFKAIIANVKKAVASEDKQEPAKTEEGEKKPSKAIQINHLLVKNATVTVGGNLTKIFGDKGVSIPVPDIEMRDIGKEKRTTPAEAVQRILRELSQNVSGSVSGAAQEIGKKAQEALKRGAEAFKKGSDALKSGSEQGGNLMKDAKEGLEGMFN, translated from the coding sequence ATGAAAAAATTCATCACTTACGGCGCAGCGGGAGCGGTGCTCGCCATCATCGTTCTCGTGGTCCTCGCGATCCTCAACCTCGGCACGCTGATCAAGACCGCCACCGAGGAGTTCGGGCCGAAATTCACCGGAACCGAAGTTCGCCTCGGGTCGGCCGACATCTCCTTCCTTTCGGGCTCCGGCGAGCTGAACGATTTCCTCCTTGGTAATCCCAAGGGCTTCAAAACCGACGAAGCATTCTCGGTGGATACCATCAAGATCAAGGTGAAAAAGGAGTCCCTGACCAAGGACAAGATCATCATTGAAGACGTTGTGATTCTTTCGCCGCACATTACCTATGAAAAGCAGGGCAAGACCGACAACTTCAAGGCCATCATCGCCAACGTGAAGAAGGCTGTGGCCAGCGAAGACAAACAGGAGCCTGCCAAGACGGAAGAAGGCGAAAAGAAACCCTCCAAGGCCATCCAGATCAACCATCTGCTGGTCAAGAACGCCACCGTCACCGTGGGAGGCAATCTGACCAAGATATTCGGTGACAAGGGCGTCTCCATCCCGGTGCCGGACATTGAAATGCGCGACATCGGCAAGGAGAAGCGCACCACCCCCGCGGAAGCGGTACAGCGCATCCTCAGGGAACTCAGCCAGAACGTGAGCGGTTCCGTGAGCGGAGCGGCACAGGAAATCGGCAAGAAGGCGCAGGAAGCGCTCAAGCGCGGCGCCGAAGCCTTCAAGAAGGGTAGCGACGCCCTCAAGAGCGGATCCGAGCAGGGCGGCAACCTCATGAAGGACGCCAAGGAAGGCCTTGAAGGAATGTTCAACTAA
- a CDS encoding zinc dependent phospholipase C family protein, with protein MPKEMLHFQLAVDAAESGSGPIAEAARSHPEALMLGSVFHDILYYMRKSPDEDSHEKATRLAGMLHGKDGADSYELLRVQAAHVQRVGTPEGLALMAGMASHICLDAATHPFIWSVTGNYDSRDPKRRSKARQRHRALETLLDMNFARTPRSSDMVGRLSASFNSGFHHTWASDTLAGWCGVSGEMLRGWFDDCLKTYALIQRMTVAPLLPRLTYTFWKLLPDTVREVTTLLRSPQWLQQRETVSGAVGYVHPVSGQARIHRFSDLLDKARKDTQKLWNALEQDSALTDRIGPNLDTGLPSDAPQSLVHFRDPPLIRLPDEK; from the coding sequence ATGCCCAAAGAAATGCTTCATTTCCAACTGGCTGTTGATGCTGCCGAATCCGGATCAGGCCCCATTGCCGAGGCCGCGCGCTCGCACCCCGAAGCCCTCATGCTCGGCAGCGTCTTTCATGATATATTGTATTATATGCGCAAAAGTCCTGACGAGGACTCGCATGAGAAAGCCACCCGTCTGGCCGGAATGCTGCATGGCAAGGACGGTGCGGACTCCTATGAGCTTCTCAGGGTGCAGGCCGCCCATGTGCAGCGGGTCGGTACCCCGGAAGGCCTTGCGCTTATGGCGGGTATGGCCTCTCATATCTGTCTGGATGCGGCCACGCATCCTTTCATCTGGAGCGTCACCGGCAACTACGACAGCCGGGACCCGAAACGCCGCTCCAAGGCACGTCAACGGCACCGCGCGCTTGAAACACTTCTGGACATGAACTTCGCCCGCACGCCCCGTAGCTCGGATATGGTCGGCAGACTCTCCGCATCGTTTAACTCGGGATTCCATCATACATGGGCCTCGGACACCCTTGCCGGGTGGTGCGGTGTCAGTGGAGAAATGCTTCGCGGCTGGTTCGACGACTGCCTGAAGACCTATGCGCTGATCCAGCGAATGACAGTAGCCCCTCTGCTTCCTCGACTGACATACACGTTTTGGAAACTACTGCCGGACACCGTGCGCGAAGTAACCACCCTGCTCCGCTCACCCCAGTGGCTGCAACAACGCGAAACCGTGTCCGGTGCCGTTGGGTATGTGCATCCGGTAAGCGGACAGGCTCGCATTCACCGCTTTTCCGACCTGTTGGATAAGGCCCGCAAGGACACGCAGAAGTTGTGGAACGCATTGGAACAGGACAGCGCGCTTACGGATCGCATCGGACCAAATCTCGACACTGGTCTACCATCGGACGCGCCGCAGTCACTGGTTCATTTTCGCGATCCGCCGCTCATTCGCCTGCCCGACGAAAAGTAA
- a CDS encoding DUF2721 domain-containing protein, producing the protein MDITTLIPILQASIAPFVLISGIGLLVLSMTNRIGRPTDLIRKLLAEMDRAEGEDRDFLKSQITVLRRRCTILRRAIALALLAISLICAVTLLLFAEQIFGLGLTTLVEICFIGGLIAIIMSLFWLLEDMRITLRSLDIEIERHQN; encoded by the coding sequence ATGGACATTACGACACTCATTCCGATTCTTCAGGCTTCCATAGCACCCTTCGTGCTCATCTCCGGCATCGGCCTGCTGGTACTCTCCATGACAAACCGCATCGGCCGCCCCACGGACCTCATCCGAAAGCTGCTGGCCGAAATGGACAGAGCCGAAGGTGAAGACCGCGACTTCCTCAAAAGCCAGATCACGGTCCTGCGACGTCGCTGCACGATTCTACGCCGCGCCATCGCACTGGCCCTGCTCGCCATCAGCCTCATCTGCGCCGTAACACTGCTTCTTTTCGCGGAACAGATCTTCGGCCTTGGCCTGACCACCCTTGTGGAGATATGCTTCATCGGCGGCCTGATTGCGATCATCATGTCCCTGTTCTGGTTGCTTGAAGACATGCGCATCACCCTGCGCTCGCTGGATATCGAAATCGAGCGTCACCAGAACTAG
- the thyX gene encoding FAD-dependent thymidylate synthase — protein MPQKPLRVELLSHTPDPLSLIYASFRQCYHAGFVADMWPKLLAGEIEREKQAQFVSSVLESGHDSPVEHVSFTFAVEGISRACSHQIVRHRIASYSQQSQRYVTDTMDYVIPPAIEKIPEAKARFEKFMEDVSEAYGDLRDILVEHGRESKANEDARFVLPQAAETKIVITMNCRSLLHFFNLRCCTRAQWEVRKVADAMLRECRKALPAIFDAAGARCEQLGYCPESERFACGRYPTRAELLNKA, from the coding sequence ATGCCCCAGAAACCGTTGCGTGTGGAGTTACTGTCGCACACGCCTGACCCATTATCATTAATATATGCCTCTTTCCGCCAATGTTACCACGCCGGGTTCGTGGCCGACATGTGGCCCAAGCTGCTTGCCGGTGAAATTGAGCGTGAGAAGCAGGCGCAGTTTGTGAGTTCCGTGCTGGAATCCGGCCATGACAGCCCGGTGGAGCACGTCAGCTTCACCTTTGCGGTGGAAGGGATCTCCCGTGCCTGTTCACATCAGATAGTGCGGCATCGCATTGCTTCGTATTCTCAGCAGAGCCAGCGATACGTGACGGATACCATGGATTACGTGATTCCGCCCGCCATCGAGAAGATTCCAGAAGCCAAGGCCCGGTTCGAGAAGTTCATGGAGGACGTCTCTGAAGCGTATGGCGATCTTCGCGATATTCTGGTCGAACATGGGCGCGAGTCCAAGGCTAACGAGGATGCGCGTTTCGTATTGCCTCAGGCTGCCGAAACAAAGATCGTGATCACCATGAATTGCCGTTCCCTGCTGCACTTCTTCAACCTTCGCTGCTGCACTCGGGCGCAGTGGGAGGTCCGCAAGGTGGCCGACGCCATGCTGCGTGAATGCCGGAAGGCGCTCCCCGCCATCTTCGACGCGGCTGGCGCCCGGTGTGAACAGCTTGGCTATTGCCCTGAGTCCGAGCGCTTTGCCTGCGGCCGGTATCCAACTCGGGCAGAGTTGCTGAACAAGGCTTAG
- the dnaA gene encoding chromosomal replication initiator protein DnaA: MMKTACNQILHNLEKNLAPSVYELWVKPLSCEVEGKKLSLTAPNAFVANWVRDKLMKDVRIAAVDVLGDEADVEVLVRKKADKPKAETKPKQLGLPIVHVPETKKTQAHNWRFSFDEFVTGPSNQLACAASQTLCDTSFDAENLFLHSGPGLGKTHLLQSIGRRLCEVSNKKSVNIACLSGEEFANRLVLALRAKRMDEFKARFREKADVLLLEDVHFFQNKEKMQNELLGTVKALRERGCKVVLTSSFRPREMSNIDDQLLSRFTSGFVASIDKPDFETRRRIVEHKARKMSVQVPDDVSELLAERIVSDIRQLESALNNLVFKARLLNTGVSTDMAWEVLENYAIENPSPDYDSIINFVCRYYGLSDLQLKSRSRKRQIVTARNTAFYLARKHTEMSLKDIGERLGRRHSTVLKGITNVEREISVQTPLGRQIEKAVTTLTN; this comes from the coding sequence ATGATGAAGACTGCGTGCAATCAAATCCTTCACAATCTCGAAAAGAACCTCGCTCCGAGCGTATATGAGCTATGGGTGAAGCCTCTGTCCTGCGAAGTGGAGGGCAAGAAGCTGAGCCTGACCGCTCCCAACGCCTTCGTGGCCAACTGGGTGCGTGACAAGCTGATGAAGGATGTCCGGATTGCTGCCGTCGATGTGCTCGGCGATGAAGCCGACGTGGAGGTTCTGGTCCGCAAGAAAGCGGATAAGCCCAAAGCCGAGACCAAGCCCAAGCAGCTCGGTCTTCCCATTGTGCACGTGCCGGAGACGAAAAAGACTCAGGCGCACAATTGGCGTTTTTCCTTCGACGAATTCGTAACCGGACCATCCAACCAGCTTGCCTGTGCCGCCAGCCAGACCCTGTGCGACACCTCGTTCGACGCTGAGAATCTTTTCCTGCATTCCGGTCCCGGCCTTGGCAAGACCCACCTGCTTCAGTCCATAGGCAGGCGTCTTTGCGAGGTCTCCAACAAGAAATCCGTGAACATCGCCTGCCTGTCGGGTGAAGAGTTCGCCAACCGACTCGTTCTCGCTCTGCGCGCCAAGCGCATGGACGAGTTCAAGGCCCGTTTCCGCGAAAAGGCCGACGTGCTGTTGCTTGAGGACGTGCATTTCTTCCAGAATAAGGAGAAGATGCAGAACGAGCTGCTCGGCACCGTCAAGGCGCTTCGCGAGCGTGGTTGCAAAGTGGTGCTTACCAGCTCCTTCCGTCCCCGGGAGATGAGCAATATCGACGATCAGCTGCTTTCCCGGTTCACTTCAGGATTCGTGGCCTCCATCGACAAGCCCGACTTCGAGACCCGCCGCCGCATCGTTGAGCACAAGGCCCGCAAGATGAGCGTGCAGGTGCCGGACGATGTCTCCGAGTTGCTTGCCGAGCGCATCGTGTCCGACATCCGCCAGCTTGAGAGTGCGCTGAACAACCTCGTGTTCAAGGCTCGCCTGCTCAACACCGGCGTGAGCACCGACATGGCCTGGGAAGTTCTCGAAAACTACGCTATTGAGAATCCGTCCCCGGACTATGATTCCATCATCAATTTCGTGTGCCGCTACTACGGTTTGTCCGACCTGCAGCTCAAATCCCGCAGCAGGAAGCGCCAGATCGTGACCGCGCGCAACACCGCGTTCTACCTTGCCCGAAAACACACCGAAATGTCTCTCAAGGACATCGGCGAACGTCTTGGGCGCAGGCACTCCACGGTGCTTAAAGGTATCACCAACGTTGAACGCGAAATATCCGTCCAGACCCCTCTGGGCCGCCAGATCGAAAAGGCGGTCACCACCCTGACCAACTAG
- the tsaB gene encoding tRNA (adenosine(37)-N6)-threonylcarbamoyltransferase complex dimerization subunit type 1 TsaB: protein MTSADCSHNLKGHILVLNGCEERLQLAIGKVEESGTTLLASQEWTVPGRSVGFIAPSIDSMLKGLELTPDNITGVACVRGPGSFTGLRLTIAAAAGFAAGNALPVAGLKLLPLIAAPLSPILTGTLYVTTYARRGQVYLQSFDNGQPIAPVAACRATEAAALIASSGPAHVCGSGVRKNPEVFEQLSQEGISILPPVHDTPTGHSMLEASAKALFSTKDIAPLYIRESDAEENLEIIATKRGMDPDQARKRLHRYE, encoded by the coding sequence ATGACATCCGCAGACTGCTCTCATAATCTCAAGGGCCACATCCTCGTCCTCAACGGGTGCGAGGAACGCCTTCAGCTGGCCATTGGAAAGGTCGAAGAAAGCGGTACCACCCTTCTGGCTTCTCAGGAGTGGACGGTGCCCGGACGCTCCGTGGGCTTCATCGCCCCGTCCATCGATTCCATGCTCAAAGGGCTGGAACTGACTCCGGACAACATCACGGGAGTAGCCTGCGTGCGGGGACCGGGAAGCTTCACAGGCCTGCGGCTCACCATCGCCGCGGCAGCCGGATTCGCCGCAGGCAATGCCCTGCCTGTTGCTGGTCTGAAACTGCTTCCACTGATCGCGGCCCCCCTCTCCCCCATCCTGACGGGGACGCTTTACGTAACGACCTATGCCCGCCGGGGTCAGGTGTATCTGCAAAGCTTCGACAACGGACAGCCCATCGCGCCTGTTGCAGCCTGCAGGGCTACGGAGGCGGCGGCTCTCATCGCATCTTCCGGTCCGGCGCATGTATGCGGAAGCGGTGTCAGGAAAAACCCGGAGGTTTTCGAGCAGCTTTCACAGGAAGGCATCTCGATTCTACCCCCTGTCCACGACACCCCTACAGGGCATTCCATGCTTGAAGCGTCAGCAAAAGCACTCTTCTCCACCAAAGACATAGCCCCCCTCTACATCCGTGAATCCGATGCCGAGGAGAACCTCGAAATCATCGCGACAAAACGCGGCATGGACCCGGATCAGGCACGCAAGCGCCTTCACCGTTACGAGTAG
- the rseP gene encoding RIP metalloprotease RseP has protein sequence MATSFIAVIVILGGLIFFHELGHFLTARLFGMGVKTFSLGFGPKLFGFRKGLTEYKLSALPLGGYVQLAGESEEEEDEEEFPEETLFGERPAWQRILVVGAGPFFNFVLAFLIFWALLLAKGEPAMAPVIGQVMDDTPAKVAGLEAGDRVLSINGNEIRTWDELPGHIRETGVKPVTLTVEREGEQLQFTMTPKVRTIKTMFGEEVSVPLVGVAAAGEQMYLPVEGTGAIQAAEITWDQMNLVVTSFVKLVERILPAETIGGPIFLVQAVHEGTKAGLEYLLYLTAFISINLGIINLLPIPVLDGGHIVYFILEIIKGKPVDERWRAAATRVGLLLLLTLMAFAIFNDIRRLLS, from the coding sequence ATGGCAACCAGTTTCATAGCAGTCATCGTCATTCTAGGCGGCCTGATCTTCTTTCACGAACTCGGCCACTTTCTCACCGCCCGCCTTTTCGGCATGGGCGTGAAGACCTTTTCGCTTGGCTTCGGCCCCAAGCTGTTCGGCTTTCGTAAAGGGCTGACCGAATACAAACTCTCCGCCCTGCCGCTTGGCGGCTACGTGCAGCTTGCGGGTGAATCCGAGGAAGAAGAGGATGAAGAGGAGTTTCCCGAGGAAACCCTTTTTGGAGAACGCCCCGCGTGGCAACGGATCCTCGTGGTCGGAGCCGGGCCGTTTTTCAACTTCGTACTGGCATTCCTGATTTTCTGGGCCCTGCTTCTCGCAAAAGGCGAACCTGCGATGGCCCCTGTCATCGGACAGGTCATGGACGACACGCCCGCCAAGGTCGCCGGTCTGGAGGCAGGTGACCGCGTACTTTCCATCAACGGCAATGAAATCCGCACGTGGGACGAGTTGCCCGGTCATATCCGCGAAACCGGTGTGAAACCCGTTACGCTCACGGTCGAACGCGAAGGCGAACAGCTTCAGTTCACCATGACCCCGAAGGTCCGGACCATCAAGACCATGTTCGGCGAAGAGGTCAGCGTACCGCTTGTGGGCGTTGCCGCGGCCGGTGAGCAGATGTACCTCCCGGTGGAAGGAACCGGTGCCATACAGGCCGCCGAGATCACATGGGACCAGATGAACCTCGTGGTCACCAGCTTCGTGAAGCTTGTGGAGCGGATTCTGCCCGCGGAGACCATTGGCGGTCCCATCTTCCTCGTTCAGGCAGTGCACGAAGGCACCAAGGCCGGGCTGGAATATCTGCTCTACCTGACGGCCTTCATCAGCATCAACCTCGGCATCATCAACCTGCTGCCCATTCCCGTCCTGGACGGCGGACACATCGTGTATTTCATTCTGGAGATCATCAAAGGCAAGCCCGTTGATGAGCGCTGGCGCGCCGCAGCGACCCGGGTGGGGCTGCTTCTCCTGCTGACCCTCATGGCTTTCGCGATATTCAATGACATCCGCAGACTGCTCTCATAA
- a CDS encoding 1-deoxy-D-xylulose-5-phosphate reductoisomerase, translating into MHTYISQWPSDAQLPATPRKLCILGSTGSIGVSALDVVRKHPDRFDVKVLAGATNAAKLAEQAAEFRPPFLAVIDAPTADELKKMLPSGYEPQILSGPEAYRELAALSEVDLVLSTIVGAAGFRPTLEAARAGKMIALANKESLVLGGHIIRQACRESGALILPVDSEHNALFQGLLGHGDSREISRLILTASGGPFRGKSRAELEKVTLAQALDHPNWDMGAKITIDSSTLMNKGLEVIEACHLYGLPAEQVDVVVHPQSIVHSLVEYVDGSQLAHMGLPDMRVPIAHCLCFPDRVPLELPSLNLADVGSLDFEKPDFDAFPCLKLAFDAFAAGESHPIVLNAANEVAVSLFLNERISYLDIPSLIERSLEAHEPVDVSTPEAALGLDEEIRKKLLARD; encoded by the coding sequence GTGCACACCTATATTTCCCAGTGGCCCTCAGACGCCCAGCTTCCGGCAACACCCCGCAAACTCTGCATTCTCGGTTCCACCGGCTCCATCGGTGTGAGCGCGCTGGACGTAGTGCGCAAGCATCCCGATCGTTTCGACGTCAAAGTGCTCGCCGGCGCGACCAATGCTGCCAAACTTGCCGAACAAGCCGCGGAATTTCGTCCGCCCTTTCTCGCCGTTATCGACGCTCCCACTGCGGATGAACTGAAGAAAATGCTGCCTTCCGGGTACGAACCGCAGATTCTCAGCGGGCCGGAAGCATACCGAGAACTGGCGGCACTCTCCGAAGTCGATCTCGTGCTCTCCACCATCGTCGGAGCGGCAGGGTTTCGTCCGACCCTCGAAGCCGCCCGCGCCGGGAAGATGATCGCGCTGGCCAACAAGGAATCTCTTGTTCTCGGCGGGCATATCATTCGACAGGCGTGCCGCGAATCCGGTGCCCTGATTCTGCCGGTGGACTCCGAACACAACGCACTTTTTCAAGGTCTGCTGGGCCACGGCGACAGCCGCGAGATAAGCCGGTTGATCCTCACGGCCTCCGGCGGCCCTTTTCGCGGCAAAAGCCGGGCTGAATTGGAGAAGGTTACGCTGGCACAGGCTCTCGACCACCCCAACTGGGACATGGGCGCCAAGATCACCATCGACAGTTCGACGCTTATGAACAAAGGGCTTGAGGTCATAGAAGCCTGTCACCTCTATGGCCTACCAGCGGAACAGGTGGACGTGGTGGTCCACCCGCAAAGCATTGTTCATTCGCTGGTGGAATACGTTGACGGCTCGCAACTGGCTCACATGGGCCTGCCGGACATGCGCGTTCCGATTGCTCACTGCCTGTGCTTCCCCGACCGGGTTCCCCTTGAGCTTCCGAGCCTGAACCTCGCCGACGTGGGCAGCCTCGACTTCGAAAAACCGGATTTCGACGCCTTCCCCTGCCTGAAACTGGCCTTTGACGCATTCGCGGCAGGAGAAAGCCATCCCATCGTTCTCAACGCCGCCAATGAAGTGGCGGTTTCCCTTTTCCTGAACGAACGAATCAGCTATCTGGACATTCCTTCGCTCATCGAGCGTTCGCTCGAAGCGCACGAGCCCGTGGACGTGTCCACCCCCGAGGCGGCACTCGGGCTCGACGAGGAAATCCGCAAGAAACTCCTCGCCCGGGACTAG
- a CDS encoding phosphatidate cytidylyltransferase yields MESTHKKRIATGLALALIPALGILLGGWVLFLALTIFGALAFMEYLDMFRPMRDAGAYKLLACAFTLLLLLSFHVAPNSQWTAMALIGAFWAAAMTFLFSYGRHPEEVKPREPLIFLLGMAYIPLNLHFFLQFNRFECALVILAAAISDTAAFYTGSMFGKRKIWPTVSPKKSWAGSLGGLGACILVTTSYGLSFGNAPIWAWVLLGAALNVAAQLGDFFESALKRTLGVKDSGAILPGHGGLLDRIDSLLFVLPVYGLARMLLPFFN; encoded by the coding sequence ATGGAAAGCACGCATAAAAAACGGATCGCCACAGGACTGGCGCTGGCACTCATTCCCGCTCTCGGCATTCTGCTCGGAGGCTGGGTTCTCTTTCTGGCGCTGACGATATTCGGCGCTCTGGCTTTCATGGAATATCTGGACATGTTCCGGCCCATGCGCGACGCCGGGGCCTACAAGCTTCTTGCATGCGCCTTCACTCTGCTGCTGCTCCTGAGCTTTCACGTGGCCCCAAACAGCCAGTGGACCGCAATGGCTCTCATCGGTGCCTTCTGGGCCGCCGCCATGACTTTTCTGTTCAGCTATGGCCGTCATCCCGAAGAGGTCAAACCGCGCGAACCGCTCATTTTTCTGCTCGGCATGGCCTACATCCCGCTGAACCTGCATTTCTTCCTGCAATTCAACAGGTTTGAATGTGCACTGGTCATCCTTGCGGCCGCCATCTCCGATACGGCGGCATTCTACACGGGATCCATGTTCGGCAAGCGCAAGATATGGCCCACCGTCAGCCCCAAAAAATCCTGGGCAGGAAGCCTCGGCGGTCTCGGTGCGTGCATCCTCGTGACAACCTCCTACGGCCTGTCTTTCGGGAATGCGCCCATTTGGGCATGGGTGCTGCTTGGCGCGGCACTGAATGTCGCCGCCCAGCTTGGTGACTTCTTCGAGTCCGCGCTCAAGCGCACGCTCGGCGTCAAGGATTCGGGGGCGATCCTCCCCGGACACGGCGGCCTGCTCGACCGCATCGACAGCCTGCTGTTCGTCCTGCCGGTCTACGGTCTGGCCAGAATGCTGCTCCCCTTCTTCAACTAA
- a CDS encoding isoprenyl transferase, which produces MSSDFIIPAHIAVIMDGNGRWAKKRGLSRSKGHKAGTEAARAIVRHCREIGVRHLTLYTFSRENWSRPKEEISTIFDLLVNFLNRELGQLVEQDIRLKVLGDIKGLPMASRKALEHAMKKSADCTSLTVNLALNYSSRDEILSACKSMVRDGLSPDDITEEAMAARLYTAGQPDPDLIIRTSGELRLSNYLLWQAAYSEFYFTDVFWPDFTPEELDKALEHYSGRQRRFGKTGEQIESQS; this is translated from the coding sequence ATGTCCTCCGACTTCATCATTCCCGCTCATATCGCCGTCATCATGGACGGCAACGGAAGATGGGCGAAAAAGCGCGGGCTGTCCCGGAGCAAAGGCCACAAGGCCGGTACCGAGGCGGCCCGCGCCATAGTACGGCACTGCCGCGAGATTGGCGTCCGCCACCTCACCCTGTACACCTTTTCCCGCGAGAACTGGTCCCGTCCCAAAGAAGAAATCAGCACCATCTTCGACTTGTTGGTCAACTTTCTTAACAGGGAGCTCGGCCAGCTTGTCGAGCAGGACATCAGACTCAAGGTGCTCGGAGACATCAAGGGACTGCCCATGGCTTCCAGAAAGGCACTGGAACACGCCATGAAGAAAAGCGCCGACTGCACCAGTCTGACGGTGAACCTCGCGCTGAACTATTCGAGCCGGGACGAAATTCTGAGCGCCTGCAAAAGTATGGTCCGCGACGGATTGAGCCCCGACGACATCACCGAAGAAGCCATGGCCGCCCGGCTCTACACCGCAGGCCAGCCCGATCCGGATCTGATCATCCGCACCAGCGGTGAGCTTCGCCTTTCCAATTACCTGCTCTGGCAGGCTGCCTACAGCGAATTCTACTTTACCGACGTATTCTGGCCCGACTTCACCCCCGAAGAGCTGGACAAGGCTTTGGAGCACTACTCCGGACGCCAACGACGCTTCGGGAAAACCGGCGAACAGATCGAGAGCCAATCCTGA